From one Acidibrevibacterium fodinaquatile genomic stretch:
- a CDS encoding phasin family protein: MANAKKPGEAPFGGVFGEMKMPQMPDMEGLLGAYRRNIEVFTMANRIAMEGAQAVARRNMEILQQNMAEMSEAVALLSTPENPTQRAAKHAELVRRAYERAVSNAKELSELIQRANGEAVEILNRRFMEAMEEMRAVMEKAGSDR; this comes from the coding sequence ATGGCCAATGCCAAAAAACCCGGCGAAGCCCCGTTCGGTGGCGTGTTCGGCGAGATGAAAATGCCGCAGATGCCGGATATGGAGGGGCTGCTCGGCGCCTATCGCCGCAATATCGAGGTTTTCACCATGGCCAACCGGATCGCGATGGAGGGGGCACAGGCGGTGGCGCGGCGCAACATGGAAATCCTGCAGCAGAACATGGCGGAGATGAGCGAGGCGGTGGCACTCCTCAGCACCCCTGAAAACCCCACCCAACGCGCCGCCAAACACGCCGAGCTGGTGCGCCGCGCCTATGAGCGGGCGGTAAGCAACGCCAAGGAGCTGAGCGAGCTTATTCAGCGCGCCAATGGCGAGGCGGTGGAGATCCTCAACCGCCGCTTCATGGAGGCCATGGAGGAAATGCGCGCGGTGATGGAGAAAGCGGGCTCCGACCGCTGA
- the dctP gene encoding TRAP transporter substrate-binding protein DctP: MTPCLTRRRALGAAILAMPAVLRHARADAAIRLRCSLDTAPSHGRNKSLADYLKKLDAASEGRIKTELFQSGQLFSDLDVSKALIQGQVEMACPGTWTMTGFIPDCDLFQLPALYGQPFSVTHKVVDGRAGAMVNGEIDKRLRGHVLGPWLDLGYQNWYAASHKLTAFEDLRGLKIRNSGGAGQAWRARFFGAIPNTTAWPNVPLALSQGTFDGLVSTDESVASAQLWEAGVKYVLADHQFVGEYIPIVANSFWSGLAPDLQKLMTDLWAANIPTYRANMQADQDAAREKLIAHGVTYTVPPADQVAAERKKMLAEQDKVAREIKVSPDMVRLVSEDVGTAA, translated from the coding sequence ATGACGCCGTGCTTGACCCGCCGCCGCGCCCTCGGCGCGGCCATTCTCGCGATGCCGGCAGTGTTGCGCCACGCCCGGGCAGACGCCGCGATCCGGCTCCGCTGCTCGCTCGACACCGCGCCCTCGCACGGGCGCAACAAATCGCTCGCCGATTATCTCAAAAAGCTCGATGCCGCGTCAGAAGGCCGGATCAAAACCGAATTATTCCAAAGCGGGCAGCTTTTCTCTGATCTCGATGTCTCGAAAGCGCTGATCCAGGGGCAAGTGGAAATGGCCTGCCCCGGCACCTGGACGATGACCGGCTTCATTCCCGATTGCGATCTCTTCCAACTCCCCGCCCTTTATGGTCAGCCCTTTTCGGTCACCCACAAGGTGGTCGATGGCCGCGCCGGCGCCATGGTGAATGGCGAGATCGACAAGCGCTTGCGCGGTCATGTTCTCGGCCCCTGGCTCGATCTCGGCTATCAGAATTGGTACGCGGCGTCCCATAAGCTCACCGCATTCGAAGATTTGCGCGGCCTTAAGATCCGCAACTCCGGCGGCGCCGGCCAAGCCTGGCGGGCGCGCTTCTTCGGCGCCATCCCCAATACCACCGCCTGGCCGAACGTGCCCTTGGCCCTCTCGCAGGGCACCTTCGATGGCCTCGTCAGCACCGATGAAAGCGTCGCCAGCGCCCAGCTCTGGGAAGCGGGGGTGAAATACGTCCTCGCCGATCATCAATTCGTCGGCGAATATATCCCGATCGTCGCCAATAGCTTCTGGAGCGGCCTTGCGCCTGATCTGCAGAAACTGATGACCGATCTTTGGGCCGCGAACATCCCGACCTACCGCGCCAATATGCAGGCCGATCAGGACGCCGCGCGCGAAAAATTGATCGCCCATGGCGTGACCTACACCGTCCCGCCCGCCGATCAGGTCGCCGCCGAGCGCAAGAAGATGCTGGCCGAGCAGGACAAAGTCGCGCGCGAGATCAAGGTATCGCCGGACATGGTCCGTCTGGTCAGCGAAGATGTCGGCACCGCCGCCTGA
- a CDS encoding TRAP transporter small permease gives MSAPPPERGARALWSRAERVIVGLLGLAALLAGSVQVLGRYLAPAHAISWAEEVIVYLLVWAVMIVASELARSDGHVRPDVVLRLLSPAGQRWLEIANSLVAVVFCAGLVYYGWQIVATAWLLDERSSTDLQFPMWLYYLALPVGGGLMALRYLARLGRYLFAFDARRMTIGRSDVTRTE, from the coding sequence ATGTCGGCACCGCCGCCTGAGCGCGGCGCGCGCGCGCTCTGGTCGCGGGCCGAACGCGTCATCGTCGGGTTGCTCGGGCTCGCGGCGCTGCTTGCCGGCAGCGTCCAGGTGCTGGGCCGTTATCTCGCGCCGGCGCACGCGATCTCCTGGGCCGAGGAGGTCATCGTCTATCTCCTGGTCTGGGCGGTGATGATCGTCGCCTCCGAACTCGCGCGGAGTGATGGCCATGTCCGCCCCGATGTCGTCTTGCGGCTGCTTTCCCCCGCCGGCCAGCGCTGGCTCGAGATCGCCAACTCCTTGGTCGCGGTCGTTTTCTGCGCCGGTCTCGTCTATTATGGCTGGCAGATCGTCGCGACCGCCTGGCTGCTCGATGAGCGGAGTTCGACCGATCTGCAATTTCCGATGTGGCTCTATTATCTCGCCCTCCCGGTCGGCGGCGGGCTGATGGCGCTCCGCTATCTCGCGCGCCTCGGTCGCTATCTTTTCGCGTTCGATGCGCGCCGGATGACGATCGGCCGCAGCGACGTAACGCGCACCGAATAA
- a CDS encoding TRAP transporter large permease — protein MTVLLFLVLFFGLLAVGLPIFLVLGVCAAILYAVSGQPLVGVAQVIIDQLNSTTLMALPLFVMAAAFMRRGGVAQALVDLAVAWLGGVRGSLGLVTVVACTLFAAICGSSVATALAMGTILLPAMLARGYPRSFALGVIGASGTIGIVVPPSIALILYGIVAEQSVPRLFLAGILPGLLQAAAFFGWVWYTARRNHFPIEPSLPWRRRLAVTWAALPALAVPAVVLVGIYGGLVTVTEAAAVAAVVALFVSLVFYRGFHPAETLAVVADGLRSAGAIMLIVASALAFGHWMTQSGIPAALVHFTVAHGFRTWQFLLAINVLLLVLGCFLEVTATLLLVLPVLAPALVPLGVDPVHFAIIFTHNMEIGLVHPPVGLNLFVLSTISNAPIGEVIRGILPFLILLLVVLGIITYVPILTLWLPHLVFH, from the coding sequence ATGACCGTTCTCCTCTTTCTCGTGCTGTTTTTCGGCCTGCTCGCCGTCGGGCTGCCGATTTTTCTGGTGCTCGGGGTGTGCGCCGCCATCCTCTATGCGGTCTCCGGCCAGCCTTTGGTCGGCGTTGCGCAGGTGATCATCGATCAGCTCAATTCGACGACGCTGATGGCGTTGCCGCTTTTCGTCATGGCCGCCGCCTTCATGCGCCGCGGCGGGGTTGCGCAGGCGCTGGTCGATCTCGCTGTTGCCTGGCTCGGCGGCGTGCGCGGCTCGCTCGGCCTCGTCACGGTTGTTGCCTGCACGCTGTTTGCCGCGATCTGCGGCTCGAGCGTCGCGACCGCGCTGGCGATGGGCACCATCCTCTTGCCGGCGATGCTAGCGCGCGGCTATCCGCGTTCCTTCGCGCTCGGCGTCATCGGCGCCTCGGGCACCATCGGCATCGTCGTGCCGCCTTCGATCGCGCTCATTCTCTATGGCATCGTCGCCGAGCAATCGGTGCCGCGCCTGTTTCTTGCCGGCATCCTGCCGGGCCTCTTACAGGCGGCGGCGTTTTTCGGCTGGGTGTGGTACACGGCGCGGCGCAATCATTTCCCAATCGAGCCGTCCCTGCCCTGGCGCCGCCGCCTCGCCGTCACCTGGGCGGCGCTGCCCGCACTCGCGGTGCCGGCGGTGGTTTTGGTCGGGATCTATGGCGGGCTGGTGACGGTGACCGAGGCGGCGGCGGTCGCGGCGGTGGTGGCCCTCTTCGTCAGCCTGGTCTTTTACCGCGGCTTTCACCCCGCGGAGACCTTGGCGGTGGTCGCCGATGGGTTGCGCAGCGCCGGCGCGATCATGCTGATCGTCGCCTCGGCGCTCGCTTTCGGCCATTGGATGACGCAATCGGGCATTCCCGCCGCGCTTGTCCATTTCACCGTCGCGCACGGGTTTCGCACCTGGCAATTCCTGCTCGCGATCAATGTTTTGTTACTCGTGCTCGGCTGCTTTCTGGAGGTGACGGCAACGCTCCTCCTGGTGCTGCCGGTGCTGGCGCCGGCCTTGGTGCCGCTCGGCGTCGATCCCGTGCATTTCGCCATCATTTTCACCCACAACATGGAAATCGGCCTCGTCCATCCACCGGTCGGGCTCAATCTCTTCGTGCTGTCGACGATCTCAAACGCGCCCATCGGCGAGGTGATCCGTGGCATCCTGCCGTTTCTGATCCTGCTCTTGGTCGTGCTCGGGATCATCACCTATGTGCCGATCCTCACCCTCTGGCTGCCCCATCTCGTGTTCCATTGA
- a CDS encoding lysine--tRNA ligase, with product MTDTFRNMAPPSPQSLLADLPKAWPFEEAAKLAARLAKTGAQRALFATGYGPSGLPHIGTFGEVARTSWVRHAFGVLTGMPSRLIAFSDDMDGLRKVPDNVPNRAMLESHLGKPLTRIPDPFGTHESFGAHNNARLQGFLDTFGFDYQFASATDYYTAGRFDDALLRLLEVYDEVMAVILPTLGPERRATYAPVLPIHPETGIVMQVALTNIDRDAGTVAWRDPESGKSYETPVTGGHCKLQWKADWAMRWHALGVDYEMSGKDLIDSVRLSGKICRILGSMPPEAYTYELFLDENGQKISKSKGNGLSVEDWLRYAPPESLAQFMYNAPQRAKRLYFDVIPRAVDEYLGNLERAHAQDGAALMANPVWHIGGGAIPVEDVPLSFTLLLNLAAVVNAERADILWSFIRRYAPAATPEGNPLLARLVEHALIYYRDFIRPAKRHRAPDDLERTALAELAAELPHLAQGADETAIQTLLYDIGKRHPFPDLRAWFGTLYQVLLGQAEGPRFGNFVAIYGIPETIALIEAALARPADAA from the coding sequence ATGACGGACACATTTCGCAACATGGCGCCACCCTCCCCGCAATCGCTGCTCGCTGACCTGCCCAAGGCGTGGCCGTTCGAGGAGGCCGCCAAACTCGCCGCGCGGCTCGCCAAAACCGGCGCGCAGCGGGCGCTGTTTGCGACCGGCTACGGCCCTTCCGGCCTTCCCCATATCGGCACGTTCGGCGAGGTCGCCCGCACCTCCTGGGTGCGCCATGCGTTTGGCGTGCTCACCGGCATGCCGTCTCGGCTCATCGCTTTCAGCGACGACATGGATGGTCTGCGCAAGGTGCCGGACAATGTGCCCAACCGCGCAATGCTGGAGAGCCATCTCGGCAAGCCGCTCACCCGGATCCCCGATCCGTTCGGCACGCATGAAAGCTTCGGCGCCCATAACAATGCCCGTCTGCAAGGGTTTCTCGACACCTTTGGCTTCGATTATCAGTTTGCCTCGGCGACCGATTATTACACCGCCGGGCGGTTCGATGACGCCTTACTGCGCCTGCTCGAAGTCTATGACGAGGTGATGGCGGTCATTCTCCCGACCCTCGGCCCCGAACGCCGGGCGACCTATGCGCCGGTTCTGCCGATCCATCCCGAAACCGGCATCGTCATGCAGGTCGCCCTCACGAACATCGACCGCGACGCCGGAACCGTCGCTTGGCGCGATCCCGAGAGCGGCAAATCCTACGAAACCCCGGTAACCGGCGGGCATTGCAAACTGCAATGGAAGGCGGACTGGGCGATGCGCTGGCATGCGCTCGGCGTCGATTACGAAATGTCGGGCAAGGATCTGATCGACAGCGTGCGGCTTTCGGGAAAAATCTGCCGCATCCTCGGCAGTATGCCGCCCGAGGCCTACACCTACGAATTGTTCCTCGACGAAAACGGCCAGAAAATCAGCAAATCGAAGGGCAACGGGCTCTCCGTCGAGGATTGGCTGCGTTACGCGCCGCCCGAGTCGCTCGCGCAATTCATGTACAACGCGCCGCAACGCGCCAAGCGGCTCTATTTCGACGTGATCCCGCGCGCCGTCGATGAATATCTCGGCAATCTCGAGCGCGCCCACGCCCAGGATGGGGCGGCGCTGATGGCGAACCCGGTCTGGCATATCGGCGGCGGCGCCATCCCCGTCGAGGATGTGCCGCTCTCGTTCACGCTGCTGCTCAACCTCGCCGCCGTGGTCAATGCCGAACGCGCCGATATTCTCTGGAGCTTCATCCGCCGCTATGCGCCGGCGGCAACCCCGGAGGGCAATCCGCTGCTCGCCCGCCTCGTCGAGCACGCGCTCATCTATTATCGCGATTTCATCCGCCCGGCGAAGCGCCATCGCGCCCCCGATGACCTCGAGCGCACGGCCCTCGCGGAACTGGCCGCGGAACTTCCGCATCTCGCGCAAGGTGCCGATGAGACGGCGATCCAGACCCTGCTTTACGACATCGGCAAGCGCCATCCGTTTCCCGATCTTCGCGCCTGGTTCGGCACCCTCTATCAGGTGCTGCTCGGTCAGGCGGAGGGGCCGCGTTTCGGCAATTTCGTCGCGATCTATGGCATTCCGGAAACCATCGCGCTGATCGAGGCGGCGCTCGCGCGCCCCGCCGATGCCGCCTGA
- a CDS encoding ATP-dependent DNA helicase, translating to MSQSSPPPRASSPRQSPALVAVEGRAALLTPAGEIIAGPPAAITGPLAALPPPLLVHAPAVWRRLGIRPRPALDLLELFAFVHPARALVPTPRGLAGFFDQPTPGADPAEQVGQLAGFAASLLADLARARRLPQNRDAAALAAGLGRAGWGWAEAVLAALDEPAALPSAEALAVWRRLPEWPETAPLPPPSAHPVGAAEARRRLAEILGAKAEARPGQSDYAAAATEAFAPRAERGAPHLVLAEAGTGTGKTLGYLAPASLWAQRNQGPVWISTFTRHLQRQIEGELARLYPDPAARRQLSVVRKGRENYLCLLNFQDAAQGMGLTVPPLALGLIARWALATQDGDIQGGDLPGWFAELFGQGAILALADRRGECIHAACAHWRRCFVEHAIRRAESAELVIANHALVMNQAAHFWNWGEGAEESAVPTRYVFDEGHHLFDAADAAFAAVLSGVEAAELRRWLLGAEGSRSRARGLRARVGELVAGLAPLEAALEAALIAARALPAPGWAGRLAGGEGPESGDLAGDPIGPANPAEAFFHALNRQILARTPGAERPPESAGMPREVDLHPLDPAVIAAAAALERALARLAAPLAALRTRLQARLEDAAETLDSATRNRIAAACRTLGRRALERLTAWREMLAALAEPPPAPGTRPRFITFLRRETLPGGGIEVGLHRHWLDPTEPFAATLAAPAHGVLITSATLRDEGAGDPVAAWEAAEARVGAGYLPRPAVRAALPSPFDYAAQTRVFIVDDIAGGDIAALAGAFRALFLAARGGALGLFTAIGRLRAVHARLAPALAAAGIPLYAQHVDAMHNATLVDIFRAEEESCLLGTDAMRDGVDVPGRALRLVVFERVPWPRPDILHRERRIHLSGGAPGAYDDRLARLRLRQAFGRLIRSDGDRGVFVLLDRRLPTRLYPAFPEGVPIQRTGLAAAVAATAAFLSEGVAEAAKK from the coding sequence ATGTCACAATCATCCCCGCCGCCCCGCGCCTCGTCCCCGCGGCAATCCCCCGCTCTGGTCGCCGTCGAGGGGCGGGCAGCGCTTTTGACCCCGGCGGGCGAGATCATCGCCGGGCCACCTGCCGCCATCACCGGCCCCCTCGCCGCTTTGCCGCCGCCGCTCCTCGTACATGCCCCGGCGGTATGGCGACGGCTCGGCATCCGGCCGCGGCCGGCGCTCGATCTTCTCGAGCTCTTCGCCTTCGTCCATCCGGCGCGGGCGCTGGTGCCGACGCCGCGCGGGCTCGCCGGATTTTTCGATCAGCCGACGCCCGGCGCCGATCCCGCCGAGCAGGTCGGCCAGCTCGCGGGGTTTGCCGCGTCCCTGCTTGCCGACCTCGCCCGCGCCCGCCGGCTGCCGCAAAACCGCGACGCGGCAGCGCTTGCCGCGGGGCTTGGGCGCGCCGGCTGGGGTTGGGCCGAGGCGGTGCTGGCGGCGCTCGACGAGCCGGCGGCGCTGCCGTCGGCGGAGGCGCTCGCGGTCTGGCGGCGTTTGCCGGAATGGCCGGAGACGGCGCCATTGCCGCCGCCTTCGGCGCATCCCGTCGGCGCCGCCGAGGCAAGGCGGCGGCTCGCGGAGATCCTCGGCGCCAAGGCCGAGGCGCGGCCCGGCCAATCCGACTATGCCGCCGCCGCGACCGAAGCCTTCGCCCCGCGCGCCGAACGCGGCGCGCCGCATCTCGTGCTCGCCGAGGCCGGCACCGGCACCGGCAAGACGCTGGGCTATCTCGCCCCGGCCAGTCTCTGGGCGCAGCGCAATCAGGGCCCGGTTTGGATCAGCACCTTTACGCGGCATTTGCAGCGCCAGATCGAGGGCGAACTCGCCCGCCTCTATCCCGATCCGGCGGCGCGGCGGCAGCTTTCGGTGGTGCGCAAAGGGCGGGAGAATTATCTCTGCTTGCTCAATTTCCAGGACGCGGCGCAGGGTATGGGGCTTACCGTCCCGCCGCTCGCGCTCGGGCTCATCGCGCGCTGGGCGCTCGCGACCCAAGACGGCGACATCCAGGGCGGCGATCTTCCCGGCTGGTTCGCCGAACTTTTTGGCCAGGGCGCGATCCTGGCGCTCGCTGACCGGCGCGGCGAATGCATCCACGCCGCCTGCGCGCATTGGCGGCGCTGCTTCGTCGAGCACGCCATCCGCCGCGCCGAGAGCGCTGAACTGGTCATCGCCAATCACGCCTTGGTGATGAATCAGGCGGCGCATTTCTGGAACTGGGGCGAGGGCGCGGAGGAGAGCGCGGTGCCGACCCGCTATGTTTTCGACGAGGGGCACCACCTGTTCGACGCCGCCGATGCCGCTTTCGCCGCCGTGCTGTCGGGGGTGGAGGCCGCGGAATTGCGCCGCTGGCTGCTCGGGGCCGAGGGGTCGCGCTCGCGCGCCCGCGGCCTGCGCGCCCGGGTCGGCGAATTGGTCGCGGGGCTCGCGCCGCTCGAGGCCGCGCTGGAAGCGGCGCTGATCGCAGCGCGGGCCTTGCCGGCACCCGGCTGGGCGGGCCGGCTCGCGGGCGGCGAGGGGCCAGAAAGCGGCGATCTCGCCGGTGATCCGATTGGCCCGGCGAACCCAGCGGAGGCGTTTTTCCACGCCCTCAACCGCCAAATCCTCGCGCGCACGCCCGGCGCCGAACGCCCGCCAGAGAGCGCGGGGATGCCGCGCGAGGTCGATCTCCACCCGCTCGACCCGGCCGTCATCGCCGCCGCCGCGGCGCTGGAGCGGGCGCTTGCGCGGCTCGCGGCCCCGCTGGCGGCGCTGCGCACGCGGCTCCAGGCGCGGCTCGAGGATGCGGCGGAGACGCTCGACAGCGCGACCCGCAACCGCATCGCCGCCGCCTGCCGCACCCTTGGCCGGCGCGCTTTGGAGCGACTTACGGCGTGGCGCGAGATGCTGGCCGCCCTCGCCGAACCGCCGCCCGCGCCCGGCACGCGGCCGCGTTTCATAACCTTCCTGCGCCGCGAGACGCTGCCTGGCGGCGGGATCGAAGTTGGCCTCCACCGCCATTGGCTCGATCCGACCGAACCTTTCGCAGCCACCCTCGCCGCACCGGCGCACGGCGTTCTGATCACGTCGGCGACCCTCCGCGACGAGGGGGCGGGCGATCCCGTTGCCGCTTGGGAAGCCGCCGAGGCGCGGGTCGGGGCGGGGTATCTGCCGCGCCCGGCGGTGCGCGCGGCACTCCCCAGCCCATTCGACTACGCAGCGCAAACCCGGGTCTTTATCGTCGACGACATCGCCGGCGGCGACATCGCCGCCCTCGCCGGCGCCTTTCGCGCCCTGTTTCTCGCCGCGCGCGGCGGCGCGCTCGGGCTTTTCACCGCGATCGGTCGGCTTCGCGCGGTTCATGCCCGGCTTGCCCCGGCGCTCGCCGCGGCTGGCATTCCGCTTTACGCCCAGCATGTCGATGCCATGCACAACGCAACATTGGTCGATATTTTCCGCGCCGAGGAGGAAAGCTGTCTTTTGGGGACCGATGCGATGCGCGATGGCGTCGATGTGCCCGGCCGCGCGTTACGCCTCGTGGTGTTCGAGCGCGTGCCGTGGCCGCGCCCCGATATCCTGCACCGCGAACGGCGGATCCATCTCTCCGGCGGCGCGCCCGGGGCTTATGACGACCGGCTGGCGCGGCTTCGCCTGCGCCAAGCGTTCGGACGGCTGATCCGGAGTGATGGTGATCGCGGGGTGTTCGTGCTGCTCGACCGGCGTCTGCCGACCCGGCTTTACCCGGCGTTTCCCGAGGGGGTTCCGATCCAGCGGACGGGCCTCGCCGCCGCGGTCGCGGCGACGGCGGCGTTTCTCAGCGAGGGCGTCGCCGAGGCGGCGAAAAAATGA
- a CDS encoding alpha/beta fold hydrolase codes for MPHARTDDGVNLHYEETGRGTPIVFVHEFAGDCRAWEPQLRHFGQRYHAIAYNARGYPPSDVPADPTQYSQARAVADIVAVLDHLGIVRAHIVGLSMGGFATLHFGLTHPSRARSLTVAGCGYGAEPEGRAAFQAEAEATAAYLQREAMADFAAKYGDGPTRVQFANKDPRGFAQFRAMLAEHSALGSANTQLGVQRARPSLYDLTHEMARLDVPTLILTGDEDWPCLNPALLMKRTIPTAALAVMPNCGHTINLEDPDQFNRIVGDFLAQVDAGRWPTRDPRALGRSATGMLAP; via the coding sequence ATGCCGCATGCCCGGACCGACGATGGCGTCAACCTGCATTACGAGGAAACCGGCCGCGGCACGCCGATCGTCTTCGTTCATGAATTCGCTGGCGATTGCCGCGCCTGGGAGCCGCAGCTCCGCCATTTCGGCCAGCGCTACCACGCCATCGCCTATAACGCGCGCGGCTATCCGCCGTCGGACGTGCCGGCTGACCCGACGCAGTATTCCCAAGCCCGCGCGGTTGCCGACATCGTCGCCGTGCTCGATCATCTCGGTATCGTGCGGGCGCATATCGTCGGCCTCTCGATGGGCGGCTTCGCGACCCTCCATTTCGGGCTGACGCATCCCTCGCGCGCGCGCTCGCTCACGGTTGCCGGGTGCGGCTATGGCGCCGAGCCGGAGGGGCGGGCGGCGTTCCAGGCCGAGGCAGAGGCGACGGCGGCCTATCTCCAACGCGAAGCGATGGCCGATTTCGCCGCCAAATATGGCGACGGGCCGACCCGCGTGCAGTTTGCGAACAAGGATCCGCGCGGATTTGCGCAGTTCCGCGCGATGCTCGCCGAGCATTCGGCGCTGGGTTCGGCCAATACCCAGCTCGGCGTGCAGCGCGCCCGCCCCTCGCTCTATGATCTGACGCACGAGATGGCGCGGCTCGACGTGCCGACCCTGATCCTGACCGGCGATGAAGACTGGCCCTGCCTCAACCCCGCCCTCCTGATGAAGCGCACCATCCCGACCGCCGCACTCGCGGTGATGCCGAATTGCGGCCACACCATCAATCTCGAGGATCCCGATCAGTTCAACCGCATCGTCGGCGATTTCCTCGCCCAGGTCGATGCCGGACGTTGGCCGACGCGCGACCCGCGCGCCCTCGGCCGCTCCGCGACCGGCATGCTGGCGCCGTAA
- a CDS encoding amidohydrolase family protein yields MALAAGPETQIGKLVIRNIGLMLSGALEAPILDADTIVAEGGRITAFGRAKDCDTGDARVVIDAQGTALAPGLIDSHVHPVFGDWTPRQSQLGWIESCLHGGVTTMISAGEVHLPGRPRDIVGIKALAITAERAFTNFRPLGVKVRAGAPVLERGMVESDFAELAAAGVKLLGEVGLGTVKAGYEAKEMVAFARKYGIQSTIHTGGPSVPGSGYIDADTVLEADADIIGHINGGHTALPLRQIRCLCEGCGRGIEIVHNGNELAGLSALRFARELGQLARVILGTDSPAGSGVQPLGILRLIAFLASFGEVPAETAFCFATGNTARLRALDGGLIEVGRAADFVLMDRAQHSSGKDLLESVRLGDLPGIGMVVIDGIVRAGRSRNTPPAERIPVIVA; encoded by the coding sequence ATGGCACTCGCCGCCGGACCGGAAACCCAAATCGGCAAGCTCGTCATTCGCAATATCGGGCTGATGCTCTCGGGCGCGCTCGAAGCCCCCATCCTCGACGCCGATACCATCGTCGCCGAGGGCGGCCGGATCACCGCGTTCGGGCGCGCGAAGGATTGCGACACCGGGGACGCGCGGGTGGTGATCGACGCGCAGGGGACGGCGCTCGCCCCCGGCCTCATCGACAGCCACGTCCATCCCGTGTTCGGGGATTGGACGCCGCGCCAGAGCCAGCTCGGCTGGATCGAAAGCTGCCTTCATGGTGGCGTCACCACCATGATCTCCGCCGGCGAGGTGCATCTCCCCGGCCGCCCGCGCGACATCGTCGGCATCAAGGCGCTGGCGATCACCGCCGAGCGCGCTTTCACCAATTTCCGCCCGCTCGGCGTCAAGGTCCGCGCCGGCGCGCCGGTGCTCGAGCGTGGCATGGTGGAGAGCGATTTCGCCGAACTCGCCGCCGCCGGCGTGAAGCTGCTCGGCGAGGTCGGGCTCGGCACCGTCAAAGCCGGCTATGAGGCCAAGGAGATGGTGGCGTTCGCGCGCAAATACGGCATCCAGAGCACCATCCATACCGGCGGGCCGAGCGTGCCGGGCTCGGGCTATATCGATGCCGATACCGTGCTCGAAGCTGATGCCGACATCATCGGCCACATTAATGGCGGCCACACCGCCTTGCCACTCCGGCAAATCCGCTGTCTCTGCGAGGGCTGCGGGCGCGGCATCGAGATCGTCCATAACGGCAACGAACTCGCCGGCCTCAGCGCGCTCCGCTTCGCGCGCGAACTCGGCCAGCTTGCGCGCGTCATTCTCGGCACCGACAGCCCGGCCGGCTCCGGCGTGCAGCCGCTCGGCATCCTGCGCTTGATCGCTTTTCTTGCGAGCTTCGGCGAAGTCCCGGCCGAGACGGCGTTCTGCTTTGCGACCGGGAACACGGCGCGGCTCCGCGCCCTCGATGGCGGCCTGATCGAGGTCGGCCGGGCGGCCGATTTCGTGCTGATGGACCGCGCCCAGCACAGTTCGGGAAAGGATCTCCTGGAAAGCGTGCGCTTGGGCGATCTCCCCGGCATCGGCATGGTGGTGATCGATGGCATCGTCCGCGCCGGGCGCAGCCGCAACACCCCGCCGGCTGAACGCATTCCGGTGATCGTCGCCTGA